From Parasphaerochaeta coccoides DSM 17374, a single genomic window includes:
- a CDS encoding SDR family NAD(P)-dependent oxidoreductase translates to MSKKYRYGRKILITGASSGIGLACARMFASRGYDVIAVSRKAGGDIERIGNGSLTPCAMDVTRPETYCALDSYLDDVGIIVHCAGFGIAGAAEDTPMDMVRRQMEINYFGILSLNSYVLPHMRNRGSGLVMVIGSIAGRVSIPFQSHYSSTKFALEAYIEGLRIECRPYGIRAVVIEPGDTRTGFTANRVWNDAPSVYRERCRVAVSRMEKDEMNGKPPESVARVAYALAGRKNPPIRVAVGMSYKLLMMAKRLLPSRFVEWIVSKLY, encoded by the coding sequence ATGAGTAAAAAATACCGATATGGAAGGAAAATCCTCATAACCGGCGCAAGCAGTGGCATAGGTTTGGCATGCGCTCGCATGTTCGCTTCCCGTGGATATGATGTAATTGCTGTATCCCGCAAGGCTGGAGGTGACATAGAACGCATAGGGAACGGCAGCCTGACGCCTTGTGCCATGGACGTGACAAGGCCGGAGACGTATTGCGCCCTGGATTCCTATCTGGATGATGTCGGGATTATCGTTCATTGCGCTGGTTTTGGCATTGCCGGAGCCGCTGAAGACACTCCGATGGACATGGTGCGTCGCCAAATGGAAATCAACTATTTCGGCATTCTTTCCCTTAACTCATATGTCCTGCCTCACATGCGTAATCGGGGAAGCGGGCTGGTCATGGTGATTGGTTCGATAGCAGGCAGGGTTTCCATTCCGTTTCAGTCCCATTATTCATCAACTAAATTTGCTCTGGAAGCCTATATTGAAGGATTGAGGATTGAATGCCGTCCCTATGGTATTCGGGCAGTTGTCATAGAGCCAGGTGACACCCGTACCGGTTTCACGGCAAACCGCGTGTGGAATGACGCACCGTCCGTATACAGGGAACGATGCAGGGTAGCTGTGAGCCGGATGGAAAAAGACGAAATGAACGGCAAACCGCCTGAATCCGTGGCACGGGTAGCCTATGCTCTGGCTGGCAGGAAAAATCCTCCGATTCGGGTAGCAGTAGGAATGAGCTACAAGCTGCTGATGATGGCAAAACGCCTCTTGCCTTCCCGTTTTGTTGAATGGATTGTCTCCAAACTGTATTGA
- a CDS encoding tyrosine-type recombinase/integrase gives MKVNVSFTLCRIKGKDRYRWYVLFRNPETGERMTKKSVENLRKNLGDFSRTPILRKTEAYEICIQALDAGVIFSPNSLHGSFRNYLESYWDWENSPAIQRKITIDPGSIGPDYAATRFSLLKRHVIPLLPSSLSIANVTSNHLRQLQYELVKEGQLANITINQMMSAVFTALKDIREGSGIPFSHIRPPKALSVSPRNRGILSENELRTLLARATRSTDRRLYLAASLSLLTGMRAGELRALTMKSIGNGLITVDKAYADKAGEKPPKGKRSRHVPCPISLCNELKDFAETNPYLNRETLDPLVFWSRRGGGHISSHFLPAKLQALLLTMMNKDELTTRNITFHSFRHMANTLLRGTVDESTLRMTIGHQSEEMSDIYTHMTQGRLELVRSAQERNILPFILEAKKADAATS, from the coding sequence ATGAAAGTAAACGTATCATTCACATTGTGCCGAATCAAAGGCAAGGACAGATACCGTTGGTACGTACTTTTCAGGAATCCGGAAACAGGAGAACGCATGACCAAAAAAAGCGTGGAAAATCTCCGCAAAAATTTGGGAGATTTCTCTCGCACGCCTATCCTTCGGAAAACGGAAGCATATGAAATTTGCATCCAAGCACTTGACGCTGGAGTAATATTCTCTCCAAACAGCCTTCATGGTTCGTTTAGGAATTACCTGGAATCCTACTGGGACTGGGAAAACAGTCCAGCAATCCAGCGTAAAATCACCATCGATCCGGGAAGCATAGGACCAGATTACGCGGCCACGAGATTCTCGCTCCTGAAACGACATGTCATCCCTTTGCTTCCATCATCTCTCAGCATAGCCAACGTGACGAGCAACCATCTGAGGCAGCTCCAATATGAACTGGTGAAAGAAGGCCAGCTTGCCAATATCACCATCAACCAGATGATGAGCGCTGTATTCACTGCCCTAAAAGACATCCGGGAGGGCAGCGGCATTCCTTTTTCCCACATACGACCGCCCAAGGCATTGTCAGTTTCCCCACGGAACAGGGGCATACTTTCCGAAAACGAGCTGCGTACACTGCTTGCGCGTGCCACCCGGAGTACTGATAGACGACTGTACCTGGCCGCTTCCCTCTCACTTCTTACAGGAATGCGGGCGGGAGAGCTTCGCGCGTTGACCATGAAATCAATTGGAAATGGCCTGATTACCGTTGACAAGGCATATGCGGACAAAGCGGGAGAAAAACCACCGAAAGGAAAACGTTCACGCCACGTGCCCTGCCCTATTTCACTGTGCAATGAATTGAAAGACTTTGCCGAAACAAATCCGTATCTCAACAGAGAAACACTTGACCCTTTGGTATTCTGGAGCAGACGAGGCGGCGGTCATATCTCAAGCCATTTCCTTCCTGCCAAACTTCAGGCTCTATTGCTCACCATGATGAATAAAGATGAACTCACCACAAGGAACATAACATTCCACAGTTTCAGGCATATGGCCAACACTCTTCTCAGAGGTACTGTTGATGAAAGCACCCTGCGCATGACCATTGGACATCAGTCGGAAGAAATGAGCGACATCTATACGCACATGACACAAGGAAGGCTGGAGCTTGTCCGCTCCGCACAAGAACGGAATATCCTTCCTTTCATCCTTGAAGCAAAGAAGGCCGATGCCGCGACATCATAA
- the smpB gene encoding SsrA-binding protein SmpB yields the protein MAKFGKDDVKVLQTNRKAYFNYEMVEDLECGIALTGTEVKSVRESRFSFSDSYVKIDPDGLKLISFTIQPYTHGNIHNHKSDRIRRLLAKKQEIKKWRRKVDEKGFTLVPTKVYLRGNLIKMQVSLARGKQLHDKRASLKERDMDRDARREMKLSNY from the coding sequence ATGGCAAAATTTGGAAAAGATGATGTCAAAGTACTACAGACAAATAGGAAAGCATACTTCAACTATGAGATGGTTGAGGATCTTGAATGTGGCATTGCTCTCACAGGAACTGAAGTAAAATCTGTCAGGGAAAGTCGTTTCAGTTTCTCCGATAGCTACGTGAAGATTGATCCCGATGGACTGAAACTTATTTCATTCACCATACAGCCCTATACTCACGGCAACATCCATAATCACAAGAGTGATCGAATCCGTCGTCTTCTTGCCAAGAAACAAGAAATCAAGAAGTGGCGGCGCAAGGTTGACGAAAAAGGATTTACTCTTGTTCCTACAAAGGTTTATCTGAGAGGAAATCTTATTAAGATGCAAGTTTCACTTGCACGCGGCAAGCAGTTGCATGACAAACGTGCCAGTCTCAAGGAAAGAGATATGGACAGAGATGCCCGCAGGGAAATGAAGCTGTCGAATTACTAA
- a CDS encoding SUMF1/EgtB/PvdO family nonheme iron enzyme has product MKKNIGKSVEDPIVLPHVFGMRPGIYISIILAFIIILGIFLVAFLPGILKGGRNYRFTSTSGPVSVTVDGKYLGGTPFETFIPSGRHEVVYGRNGIIVASETFTTKHPVFLTWLFPRRTNVEVPVRVFSSDEITLLTDDFLSTLARRSLILSFDASYPFAPVFTPWARDMAAFATSSSADMVSEVFSVGVAFITSPELLEDAKQAMQLLIKYGFIIKQDILENAESVVSGTAGNDTQNTKNIVFSVPVPVKLSSSLFTVSGFAYAAGDFIMGDGIELALPDVIEKQINVYTKAFSLASSPVTEYQWALFMQENPYWSVDNKKQLVADGMVDESYLAGIYPSVSVPSHRPIRGISFHAAKAFTQWLSVLSGRHVYLPDEVQWSRAAEQVPQGDFLTSLSALTETSLYPSGMLGGVWEMTQTVFMPLARAMDYTELQTLSTLMPDDVPIILKGGSYISDSRNITRHTVGVAGPDECSDYMGFRVAWE; this is encoded by the coding sequence ATGAAGAAAAATATAGGGAAATCTGTGGAGGATCCAATAGTCCTTCCGCATGTTTTCGGGATGCGTCCCGGCATTTATATATCTATTATCCTTGCGTTCATCATCATTCTTGGGATATTCTTGGTCGCTTTTCTGCCAGGCATTCTCAAGGGAGGAAGAAATTATCGTTTCACCAGTACTTCCGGTCCTGTTTCCGTGACTGTCGATGGGAAATACCTGGGGGGAACGCCTTTTGAAACCTTTATTCCCAGTGGCAGGCATGAGGTCGTCTATGGTCGGAACGGCATCATTGTCGCCTCCGAGACATTCACCACCAAACATCCGGTGTTCTTGACGTGGCTGTTTCCTCGGCGCACGAATGTCGAAGTACCCGTGCGTGTTTTTTCATCTGATGAAATCACTCTTCTGACTGATGACTTCCTTTCCACCCTCGCCCGTCGTTCCCTCATCCTGTCTTTTGACGCCAGTTATCCTTTCGCTCCCGTTTTTACTCCGTGGGCACGGGATATGGCAGCTTTCGCGACTTCATCATCAGCGGATATGGTTTCTGAAGTTTTTTCCGTTGGTGTTGCGTTCATCACGTCACCCGAACTCCTTGAAGATGCGAAACAAGCCATGCAACTGCTTATAAAATATGGTTTTATCATCAAACAAGACATTCTTGAGAATGCTGAAAGTGTTGTATCCGGAACCGCTGGCAATGACACGCAAAATACAAAAAACATTGTTTTTTCTGTCCCAGTACCAGTGAAATTATCTTCATCCCTTTTCACCGTAAGCGGTTTTGCTTACGCAGCCGGAGACTTCATCATGGGTGACGGCATTGAACTTGCCCTGCCGGATGTCATTGAGAAACAAATCAATGTTTACACAAAGGCATTTTCCTTGGCATCTTCCCCTGTGACGGAATACCAGTGGGCCCTTTTCATGCAGGAGAATCCGTACTGGTCCGTGGATAATAAAAAGCAGTTAGTCGCGGATGGCATGGTCGATGAGAGTTATCTTGCCGGCATCTATCCCAGTGTCAGCGTTCCCTCGCACAGGCCAATACGCGGTATCAGCTTCCACGCCGCAAAGGCCTTCACGCAGTGGCTTTCCGTGCTTTCCGGGCGGCATGTATACCTCCCTGACGAAGTCCAATGGTCACGTGCGGCGGAACAGGTTCCCCAAGGGGATTTCTTGACTTCATTGTCAGCTCTGACTGAAACGAGCTTATATCCATCCGGAATGCTGGGAGGCGTATGGGAAATGACCCAGACTGTCTTCATGCCCTTGGCACGTGCCATGGATTACACAGAACTCCAAACATTATCGACACTTATGCCTGATGACGTTCCCATCATCCTGAAGGGCGGTTCCTATATTTCAGATTCTCGTAACATCACTCGCCATACCGTAGGAGTTGCAGGTCCTGATGAATGCTCTGACTACATGGGTTTCCGTGTGGCATGGGAGTAA
- the lepB gene encoding signal peptidase I, which produces MENFLDSIEKRTVAFLVARREKRVTAQARKAPRTFWGEIKGWLDALLFAVIFMLILNQFIFQLFVIPTPSMVDTFRIGERVFVDKNVYGLEIYPGGPKLASKHRMPQRDDVITLYNPEYDSRGPVFDILAQALYMATFSLVNIDVDADRNPRERLYVKRAAGLGGDVVRFIDGNVNIRAAGTSGYVNEEDFRIANGLSRAPHRTVESAIYPALKAWGALYEYQERNIPSSRIPSRLITTYQSNASLLGNSPVDFYAFTHARNITATILDPADRQARSERTKADIGIFVPENHTLPLGDNRDNSHDGRYFGPVSNATINGRVLYRIWPLNRFTTLL; this is translated from the coding sequence ATGGAAAATTTCCTGGATTCAATTGAAAAACGCACCGTTGCCTTTCTTGTTGCCCGCAGGGAAAAACGTGTGACCGCACAGGCACGGAAAGCTCCAAGGACTTTCTGGGGAGAAATCAAAGGCTGGCTGGACGCTCTGCTGTTCGCCGTCATCTTCATGCTGATTTTGAACCAGTTCATCTTCCAGCTTTTTGTCATACCGACTCCATCGATGGTCGATACCTTCCGGATAGGGGAGAGGGTATTCGTTGATAAGAATGTCTACGGGCTTGAGATATATCCGGGAGGTCCCAAGCTGGCCTCAAAGCATCGCATGCCGCAGCGTGATGACGTCATTACCTTGTATAATCCGGAATATGATTCTCGCGGGCCAGTCTTTGATATCTTGGCCCAAGCGCTTTACATGGCGACTTTTAGTTTGGTGAATATAGACGTGGATGCTGACAGGAACCCTCGTGAACGGCTGTACGTCAAGCGTGCCGCAGGCTTAGGTGGTGATGTGGTCAGGTTCATTGACGGTAATGTCAACATCAGAGCGGCAGGGACGTCAGGATATGTCAACGAAGAAGATTTCAGGATAGCGAATGGATTATCCCGTGCTCCCCACAGGACAGTTGAATCAGCAATCTATCCTGCGTTGAAAGCATGGGGCGCTCTCTATGAATATCAGGAACGGAATATTCCATCGTCAAGGATTCCTTCCCGCCTTATTACGACATACCAAAGTAATGCTTCCCTTCTTGGAAATTCTCCCGTTGATTTCTACGCTTTCACTCACGCAAGGAACATAACGGCTACTATTCTTGATCCGGCTGACCGCCAAGCACGTAGTGAACGTACAAAAGCAGACATCGGAATCTTCGTCCCCGAAAACCACACCTTACCATTGGGAGATAACCGGGATAATTCACATGACGGCAGATATTTTGGGCCTGTGTCGAACGCTACGATAAACGGCAGGGTTCTCTACAGGATATGGCCGCTCAATAGATTCACGACACTCTTATGA
- a CDS encoding coproporphyrinogen-III oxidase family protein → MTDMLSSFSRDMDISLYLHIPYCDTRCSYCAFYSLGRHDWFMGAQDVYARRLLEEIRTVTSWMGRPFHSIFVGGGNPGCLEPDVLHSILKETTCHGMPAELTVEMNPESLDERRMDILAMHATRLSMGVQSLSPFTLSVLGRNSCKDRTLEGMEKALFLHGRAGLALNFDIITCVPGQDVRSAVNDMQEILSTGHEADHISLYNLTVEEGTALAQRIDRGDVTPLDEDSQADILQACWNVLAEKGYTHYEVSNFARPGHESIHNLCYWSGKQYIGLGSGASGTSLAPSGRTVRWTYPPDIHRYVRGASGTGYAGEELGTGEIMEEILLTQMRTSVGIDKNAFAARTGLDFDRIFSPSIARMEQGTYKDSSSHFVVTERGMMILDAIVLDFALQVDKRALS, encoded by the coding sequence ATGACAGACATGCTTTCTTCTTTCTCCCGTGACATGGATATTTCTCTCTACCTTCATATTCCTTATTGCGATACCCGATGTTCGTATTGCGCTTTTTATTCTCTGGGACGACATGACTGGTTCATGGGAGCGCAAGATGTCTATGCAAGGAGACTGCTTGAAGAAATCCGAACAGTGACAAGCTGGATGGGACGGCCTTTCCATAGTATTTTTGTCGGAGGGGGGAACCCTGGTTGCCTGGAACCTGATGTCCTGCATTCCATTCTCAAGGAAACAACGTGCCATGGCATGCCAGCGGAACTGACCGTCGAGATGAATCCGGAGTCCCTTGATGAGCGTCGGATGGATATTCTCGCCATGCATGCGACCCGCCTGAGCATGGGCGTACAAAGCCTGTCGCCGTTTACCCTGTCGGTTCTTGGCAGGAACAGCTGCAAGGACAGAACCCTGGAAGGAATGGAAAAGGCGCTGTTTCTTCATGGCAGGGCTGGACTCGCCTTGAACTTTGACATCATCACCTGTGTTCCCGGCCAGGATGTACGTTCCGCTGTGAACGACATGCAGGAGATTCTTTCAACTGGACATGAGGCTGATCACATTTCCCTGTACAATCTTACCGTAGAGGAAGGAACCGCGCTTGCCCAAAGGATTGACAGGGGAGATGTCACGCCCCTTGATGAGGATTCCCAGGCGGATATCCTCCAAGCGTGTTGGAATGTCTTGGCGGAGAAGGGATACACGCACTACGAAGTCTCCAACTTCGCCCGTCCCGGACATGAGAGTATCCATAATCTTTGTTACTGGTCGGGAAAGCAATATATAGGACTGGGAAGTGGCGCAAGCGGGACATCGCTAGCCCCTTCCGGACGGACAGTCCGATGGACATATCCCCCCGACATCCATCGGTATGTCAGGGGAGCTTCCGGGACTGGCTATGCTGGAGAGGAGCTTGGGACGGGAGAAATCATGGAAGAAATTCTTCTTACTCAGATGCGGACATCCGTAGGTATCGACAAGAATGCCTTTGCAGCCCGGACAGGTCTTGATTTTGATAGGATTTTTTCTCCCTCAATCGCGCGTATGGAACAAGGAACATATAAGGATAGTTCCTCTCATTTTGTTGTGACGGAAAGAGGTATGATGATTCTTGATGCCATTGTCCTTGATTTTGCCCTCCAGGTAGATAAGAGGGCCTTATCTTGA
- a CDS encoding YebC/PmpR family DNA-binding transcriptional regulator: MSGHSKWATIKHKKGIADAKRGQAFTKVIKEITVAAKNGADPDTNAALRTAILKAKAANMPKDNIERAIKKGSGEMGDAIFYELTYEGYAPGGVAIIIDTLTDNKNRTAADVRSTLTKLGGSLGATGSVSYQFQTKGVITYDEGKYTEDEILEAALNVGAEDVSGDGEVIEVTTAPADFANVLESMQAAGYEQMSAEVSKIADTTIALDSEKARKVLRIVEKLEDLDDVQQVATNLELPDDFTDEDE, from the coding sequence ATGTCCGGCCATAGCAAATGGGCAACCATCAAACACAAGAAAGGAATAGCTGACGCCAAAAGAGGCCAAGCATTCACGAAAGTTATCAAGGAAATCACTGTAGCGGCTAAGAATGGGGCAGACCCTGACACCAATGCCGCCCTTCGTACTGCCATCCTTAAGGCTAAAGCTGCGAACATGCCGAAGGACAACATTGAAAGAGCCATCAAGAAAGGTTCTGGTGAAATGGGCGATGCAATATTCTATGAGCTGACATACGAAGGATACGCTCCGGGAGGAGTGGCCATCATCATTGATACGTTGACCGACAACAAGAACAGGACTGCCGCTGATGTCAGAAGCACTCTGACCAAACTTGGCGGTTCTCTCGGAGCTACAGGTTCGGTATCGTACCAGTTCCAGACCAAGGGCGTCATCACCTATGATGAAGGTAAGTACACCGAAGATGAAATCCTTGAAGCCGCGTTGAATGTCGGTGCCGAGGATGTATCAGGAGATGGAGAAGTCATTGAAGTCACCACAGCTCCGGCGGATTTCGCCAATGTCCTGGAATCCATGCAGGCTGCCGGTTACGAACAGATGAGCGCGGAAGTGTCCAAGATTGCCGACACCACTATCGCCCTGGATTCCGAAAAGGCTCGCAAAGTCCTGCGTATTGTCGAGAAACTAGAGGATCTTGATGATGTCCAGCAGGTTGCGACCAATCTGGAACTTCCTGATGACTTTACTGACGAAGACGAATAG
- the ruvC gene encoding crossover junction endodeoxyribonuclease RuvC has protein sequence MTLLTKTNSMRILGIDPGLAQTGWGVVDIIDQRYRPVSFGVVTTATSQDLGLRIHYIASNIGRLAAEHEVVMVAMEDVFFTKNISSAIPVAKVIGAIMHQLAGQGLDVKMFSPPQIKTAVTGYGSAEKHQVQEMMRLMLDLKEIPKPNHSADALAVAVCCASYSSTERRLGG, from the coding sequence ATGACTTTACTGACGAAGACGAATAGTATGCGCATTCTTGGGATTGACCCAGGATTGGCACAGACAGGCTGGGGTGTGGTCGATATCATCGACCAACGCTACCGGCCTGTTTCGTTTGGGGTGGTGACGACTGCGACAAGCCAAGACCTTGGCCTGCGCATCCATTACATTGCCTCCAACATAGGACGATTGGCCGCTGAGCATGAAGTTGTTATGGTTGCCATGGAGGATGTCTTCTTTACAAAGAACATCAGCAGTGCCATTCCGGTTGCCAAAGTAATCGGAGCCATCATGCATCAGCTTGCAGGGCAGGGGCTTGACGTAAAAATGTTCAGTCCTCCCCAGATAAAGACAGCGGTCACTGGCTATGGTAGCGCAGAGAAGCATCAAGTACAGGAGATGATGAGACTGATGCTTGATTTGAAAGAAATACCCAAGCCAAACCACAGTGCCGATGCTCTGGCAGTTGCTGTCTGCTGTGCATCCTACAGCTCAACGGAAAGACGCCTGGGAGGCTGA
- the ruvA gene encoding Holliday junction branch migration protein RuvA, whose amino-acid sequence MIHALTGILVSVTAHQAVLACGHMEFEIIISAQTASTLSQLSPEKRQHVRLLTYLQHREDAMVLFGFLSEQERIVFEQLQTVPGIGAKQAVKILGGMSLVTLLTALDQGDVKTLSRIPGVGSKTAQRLILALRGTLVLEDDATPGKAPSPSATGRWTDLSEALQEMGYDRKKVMEILARLEKEHESEMSGLTAHQTEELMFRNAIIALG is encoded by the coding sequence ATGATACATGCGCTTACCGGCATCTTGGTTTCCGTCACCGCTCATCAAGCGGTACTTGCCTGCGGCCACATGGAGTTTGAGATAATTATTTCCGCGCAGACTGCCAGTACGCTCAGTCAGCTTTCTCCGGAAAAACGCCAACATGTCAGATTGCTGACTTATCTCCAGCACAGAGAGGATGCCATGGTTCTCTTTGGTTTTCTCTCCGAACAGGAAAGAATCGTGTTTGAACAGCTTCAGACTGTTCCAGGGATCGGAGCCAAGCAAGCAGTGAAAATTCTTGGTGGCATGAGTCTGGTCACTCTGCTCACAGCCCTTGACCAAGGTGATGTGAAAACCCTGTCCCGTATTCCCGGCGTCGGTAGCAAGACTGCTCAAAGACTCATTCTCGCGTTGCGGGGTACTTTGGTGCTGGAGGATGATGCGACGCCCGGCAAAGCTCCGTCTCCATCTGCTACTGGCAGATGGACTGATTTGTCCGAAGCCTTGCAGGAAATGGGTTATGACCGGAAGAAGGTGATGGAAATTCTTGCCCGTCTTGAAAAGGAACATGAGTCAGAGATGTCCGGTCTGACGGCGCACCAAACTGAAGAACTGATGTTCCGCAATGCCATCATTGCGCTGGGGTAG
- the ruvB gene encoding Holliday junction branch migration DNA helicase RuvB — protein sequence MTFQRQGDETENLLRPQRLKDFQGQQKLKDNLSVFITAARERNEALDHVFLIGPPGLGKTTLATIIANEMNAEIRMTSAPALDKPKDLAGILTNISENSVFFIDEIHRLKPALEEMLYIAMEDYEIDWVIGQGPAARTMRIPLPRFTLIGATTKAGQVSSPLHSRFGITCHIDFYNENELSGIILRSSGIVGTEITPDAVSLLARCSRGTPRIANRLLRRLRDFADVIGTGIVDVDIVHEGMKRLGIDLNGLDEQDRNILRTIIEFYDGGPVGADTLSISVGEASESLEDFYEPYLIQKGYLKRTPRGRMVTRKAYELLGIPCERKMDEDQGILF from the coding sequence ATGACTTTCCAGCGCCAGGGGGATGAGACGGAAAACCTTCTCCGTCCCCAACGGCTTAAGGATTTCCAAGGACAGCAAAAACTCAAGGACAACCTTTCGGTATTCATAACTGCTGCAAGGGAGCGGAATGAAGCTCTGGATCACGTCTTCCTGATTGGTCCTCCTGGCCTTGGGAAGACAACGCTTGCCACCATCATCGCAAATGAAATGAACGCTGAAATCCGCATGACAAGCGCTCCGGCCTTGGACAAACCGAAGGATCTGGCCGGCATTTTGACCAATATCAGTGAGAATAGCGTGTTTTTCATAGATGAAATACATCGCCTGAAGCCCGCCTTGGAAGAAATGCTTTACATTGCCATGGAAGACTATGAGATAGACTGGGTCATCGGCCAAGGACCGGCAGCACGAACCATGCGGATTCCGCTGCCACGTTTCACCTTGATTGGAGCGACGACAAAGGCGGGTCAAGTCAGTTCTCCTCTCCATAGCCGTTTCGGCATCACCTGTCATATTGATTTTTATAATGAAAACGAACTGTCGGGAATTATTCTCCGTTCCAGTGGAATAGTGGGAACGGAGATTACCCCTGACGCGGTTTCTCTGCTTGCCCGTTGTTCCAGGGGAACTCCCCGCATTGCCAACCGCTTGCTCCGGCGTCTCAGGGATTTTGCGGATGTCATAGGTACAGGAATAGTTGATGTGGACATCGTCCATGAAGGAATGAAACGTTTGGGCATTGATCTCAACGGATTGGACGAACAGGACAGGAACATACTCCGCACTATCATTGAATTTTATGATGGAGGACCTGTCGGTGCCGATACCCTGTCCATTTCCGTAGGTGAGGCGAGTGAATCCCTTGAGGATTTCTATGAACCTTATCTTATTCAGAAAGGATATCTGAAACGGACTCCACGCGGGAGAATGGTCACACGGAAGGCATACGAGCTTTTGGGCATACCATGCGAAAGGAAAATGGATGAAGACCAAGGAATTCTTTTTTGA
- the queA gene encoding tRNA preQ1(34) S-adenosylmethionine ribosyltransferase-isomerase QueA, with translation MKTKEFFFDLPEELIAQTPSERRGASHLLVLDKTTGKLTDSSMEDFASFLPEDAVMVINNSKVRKARAYGISGSGGKVEFLFLEENADQTWNVMVTKSKKQKSGKEYVFHAPDGRIGASAQIIRENPDGTKTVSFNAPITEAFFQECGHVPLPPYIKREDTFSDESRYQTIYARPEGSVAAPTAGLHFTGEILDSIRERGVQVVPVTLHVGPGTFLPMRVDDIEDHHMHYERYEVPEDTARIVTDAKANNRPVIAVGTTSIRTLESAWDSVHGMLTPGQGRTNLFITPGFTYRVANHLLTNFHTPESTLLVLVSAFAGKDLIFSAYHHAIERRYHFFSYGDAMFIR, from the coding sequence ATGAAGACCAAGGAATTCTTTTTTGACCTTCCAGAGGAGCTGATTGCCCAGACGCCGTCTGAACGCCGCGGAGCAAGCCATCTTCTCGTACTGGATAAAACTACAGGAAAACTTACAGACTCGTCGATGGAGGATTTTGCTTCCTTCCTGCCGGAAGACGCGGTCATGGTCATCAACAACAGCAAGGTACGCAAGGCCCGCGCATATGGGATAAGCGGGTCAGGAGGAAAGGTTGAGTTTCTTTTCCTTGAAGAAAACGCAGATCAGACGTGGAATGTCATGGTGACCAAGAGCAAAAAGCAAAAGAGTGGTAAGGAATATGTCTTTCATGCACCCGATGGGAGGATTGGGGCTTCTGCTCAGATTATCCGTGAGAATCCTGACGGGACCAAGACAGTAAGCTTCAATGCCCCGATTACGGAAGCGTTCTTTCAGGAATGCGGACATGTGCCTCTGCCCCCATACATCAAGCGTGAGGATACCTTTTCCGATGAAAGCCGTTACCAGACAATCTATGCCCGTCCTGAAGGTTCTGTCGCTGCGCCTACCGCCGGCCTGCATTTTACCGGAGAAATCCTTGATTCCATCAGAGAGCGAGGAGTGCAGGTCGTTCCAGTCACGCTGCATGTGGGACCGGGAACTTTCCTTCCCATGCGTGTAGATGATATTGAAGACCATCACATGCACTATGAAAGGTATGAAGTGCCGGAGGACACCGCCAGGATAGTGACTGACGCCAAAGCCAACAACCGCCCTGTCATAGCAGTCGGCACGACCAGCATCAGAACCTTGGAATCCGCCTGGGACAGCGTGCATGGCATGTTGACTCCCGGTCAAGGAAGGACAAACCTATTCATCACTCCGGGCTTCACCTATCGCGTGGCAAACCATCTGCTGACCAACTTTCATACTCCGGAATCCACGCTGCTTGTCTTGGTGTCGGCATTTGCCGGAAAAGACCTGATTTTCTCTGCATACCACCATGCCATAGAAAGACGCTATCATTTCTTCTCATATGGCGATGCCATGTTCATCAGATAG